The following proteins are encoded in a genomic region of Balaenoptera ricei isolate mBalRic1 chromosome 14, mBalRic1.hap2, whole genome shotgun sequence:
- the LZTR1 gene encoding leucine-zipper-like transcriptional regulator 1, with protein MAGPGGSGGPIGSGALAGGARSKVAPSVDFDHSCSDSVEYLTLNFGPFETVHRWRRLPPCDEFVGARRSKHTVVAYKDAIYVFGGDNGKTMLNDLLRFDVKDCSWCRAFTTGTPPAPRYHHSAVVYGSSMFVFGGYTGDIYSNSNLKNKNDLFEYKFATGQWTEWKIEGRLPVARSAHGATVYSDKLWIFAGYDGNARLNDMWTIGLQDRELTCWEEVAQSGEIPPSCCNFPAAVCRDRMFVFSGQSGAKITNNLFQFEFKNKTWTRIPTEHLLRGSPPPPQRRYGHTMVAFDRHLYVFGGAADNTLPNELHCYDVDFQTWEVIQPSSDSEVSGAEMPERASASEEASALGSEERGGCKKSRDVFGLDFGSTTTRQPTLPASELPSGRLFHAAAVISDAMYIFGGTVDNNIRSGEMYRFQFSCYPKCTLHEDYGRLWESRQFCDVEFVLGEKEDCVQGHVAIVTARSRWLRRKIVQARERLTQKLEEEAAPALREGPSGAAGGARPPLLRVAIREAEARSFEVLMQFLYTDKIKYPRKGHVEDVLLIMDVYKLALGFQLCRLEQLCRQYIEASVDLQNVLVVCESAARLQLGQLKEHCLNFVVKESHFNQVIMMKEFERLSSPLIVEIVRRKQQPPPRAPSDQPVDIGTSLIQDMKAYLEGAGAEFCDITLLLDGHPRPAHKAILAARSSYFEAMFRSFMPEDGQVNISIGEMVPSRQAFESMLRYIYYGEVNMPPEDSLYLFAAPYYYGFYNNRLQAYCKQNLEMNVTVQNVLQILEAADKTQALDMKRHCLHIIVHQFTKVSKLPTLRLLSQQLLLDIIDSLASHISDKQCAELGADI; from the exons ATGGCAGGGCCGGGTGGCTCGGGCGGCCCGATCGGGTCCGGGGCCCTGGCCGGTGGCGCGCGGTCCAAGGTGGCCCCGAGCGTGGACTTTGACCACAGCTGCTCGGACAGTGTCGAGTACCTGACGCTCAACTTCGGGCCCTTTGAGACAGTGCATCGTTGGCGGCGCCTCCCGCCTTGCGACGAGTTCGTGGGGGCCCG GCGCAGCAAGCACACAGTGGTGGCCTATAAAGATGCCATCTATGTATTTGGTGGAGACAACGG GAAGACGATGCTCAACGACCTCCTTCGTTTCGACGTGAAGGACTGCTCCTGGTGCAG AGCCTTCACCACTGGGACCCCTCCTGCTCCCCGCTACCACCACTCGGCCGTCGTTTATGGCAGCAGCATGTTCGTCTTTG GGGGCTACACTGGGGACATTTATTCCAATTCcaacttgaagaataaaaatgaccTCTTTGAGTACAAGTTTGCAACTGGCCAGTGGACGGAGTGGAAAATTGAAGGACG gtTGCCAGTCGCTAGGTCAGCCCATGGCGCCACAGTGTACAGTGACAAGCTGTGGATCTTTGCCGGCTATGACGGCAACGCCAG GTTAAACGACATGTGGACCATCGGCCTCCAGGACCGGGAGCTAACGtgctgggaggag GTGGCCCAGAGCGGCGAGATCCCGCCCTCCTGCTGCAACTTCCCGGCGGCCGTGTGCCGGGACAGGATGTTTGTCTTCTCAGGCCAGAGCGGGGCCAAGATAACCAACAATCTCTTCCAGTTCGAGTTCAAGAACAAGAC GTGGACACGCATCCCTACCGAGCACCTGCTCCGGGGTTCTCCGCCGCCCCCGCAGCGGCGCTACGGGCACACCATGGTAGCCTTTGACCGCCACCTTTACGTGTTTGGGGGCGCAGCTGACAACACACTCCCCAACGAGCTGCACTGCTACGACGTGGACTTCCAGACCTGGGAGGTCATTCAGCCCAGCTCGGACAGCGAG GTCAGCGGGGCCGAGATGCCCGAGCGAGCGTCCGCTTCCGAGGAGGCATCTGCCTTGGGCTCCGAGGAGCGGGGCGGCTGCAAGAAGTCCCGGGATGTGTTCGGCCTGGACTTTGGCAGCACCACCACCAGGCAGCCTACCCTGCCAGCCTCAGAG TTGCCCAGCGGAAGGCTCTTCCACGCGGCCGCTGTGATCTCCGACGCCATGTACATCTTCGGGGGCACTGTGGACAACAACATCCGCAGCGGGGAGATGTACAGGTTCCAG TTCTCCTGTTACCCCAAGTGCACGCTGCACGAGGACTACGGGCGGCTGTGGGAGAGCCGCCAGTTCTGCGACGTGGAGTTTGTGCTGGGCGAG AAGGAGGACTGCGTGCAGGGCCACGTGGCCATCGTCACGGCACGCAGCCGCTGGCTCCGCAGGAAGATCGTGCAGGCGCGGGAGCGGCTGACCCAG aagctggaggaggaggcggcCCCGGCACTCAGGGAGGGCCCCTCTGGGGCCGCGGGTGGGGCCCGGCCGCCCCTGCTGCGCGTGGCTATCCGCGAGGCCGAGGCACGGTCCTTCGAGGTGCTCATGCAGTTCCTCTACACAGACAAGATCAAGTACCCGCGGAAAG GCCACGTGGAGGACGTGCTGCTCATCATGGATGTGTACAAGCTGGCACTGGGCTTCCAGCTGTGCCGCCTAGAGCAGTTGTGTCGTCAGTACATCGAGGCCTCCGTGGACCTGCAGAACGTGCTGGTCGTGTGCGAGAGCGCTGCCCGGCTGCAGCTGGGCCAGCTCAAG GAGCACTGCCTGAACTTCGTGGTGAAGGAGTCCCACTTCAACCAGGTGATCATGATGAAGGAGTTCGAGCgcctctcttctcctctgatCGTGGAGATTGTGCGGCGGAAGCAGCAGCCGCCTCCCCGCGCCCCCTCGGACCAGCCTGTGGACATCG GCACGTCTCTGATCCAGGACATGAAGGCATACCTGGAGGGGGCGGGCGCGGAGTTCTGTGACATCACGCTGCTGCTGGATGGGCACCCGCGGCCAGCCCACAAGGCCATTCTGGCCGCCCGCTCCAG CTACTTCGAGGCCATGTTCCGGTCCTTCATGCCTGAGGACGGCCAGGTGAACATCTCCATCGGGGAGATGGTGCCCAGCAGGCAGGCCTTCGAGTCCATGCTGCGCTACATCTACTACGGCGAGGTCAACATGCCACCCGAGGACTCACT CTACCTGTTCGCGGCGCCCTACTACTACGGCTTTTACAACAACCGGCTGCAGGCGTACTGCAAGCAGAACCTGGAGATGAATGTGACGGTGCAGAACGTGCTGCAG ATTCTGGAGGCAGCAGACAAGACGCAGGCGCTGGACATGAAGCGGCACTGCCTCCACATCATCGTGCACCAGTTCACCAAG GTCTCCAAGCTGCCCACGCTGCGCTTGCTGAGCCAGCAGCTACTGCTGGACATCATCGACTCCCTTGCCTCCCACATCTCAGACAAGCAGTGCGCAGAGCTGGGTGCCGACATATGA
- the THAP7 gene encoding THAP domain-containing protein 7, with the protein MPRHCSAAGCCTRDTRETRNRGISFHRLPKKDNPRRGLWLANCQRLDPSGQGLWDPASEYIYFCSKHFEENCFELVGISGYHRLKEGAVPTIFESFSKLRRTTKTKGHSYPPGPPDVSRLRRCRKRCSEGRGPTTPFCPPPPADITCFPVEEASAPAALPASPTGRLEPGLSSPFSDLLGPLGAQADEAGCSTQPSPEREPERQPSPLEPRPVSPSAYMLRLPPPAGAYIQNEHSYQVGSALLWKRRAEAALDALDKAQRQLQACKRREQRLRLRLTKLQQERAREKRAQADARQTLKEHVQDFAMQLSSSMA; encoded by the exons ATGCCGCGTCACTGCTCCGCCGCCGGCTGCTGCACACGAGACACGCGCGAGACGCGCAACCGCGGCATCTCTTTCCACAG GCTCCCCAAAAAGGACAATCCAAGGCGGGGCTTGTGGTTGGCCAACTGCCAGCGGCTGGACCCCAGCGGCCAGGGCCTGTGGGACCCGGCGTCCGAGTACATCTACTTCTGCTCCAAGCACTTCGAGGAGAACTGCTTTGAACTGGTGGGAATCAG TGGGTATCACAGGCTGAAGGAGGGAGCAGTTCCGACGATATTTGAGTCTTTTTCCAAGTTGCGTCGAACAACCAAGACCAAGGGGCACAGTTACCCCCCTGGCCCCCCTGACGTCAGCCGGCTCCGGCGATGCAGGAAGCG ctGCTCTGAGGGCCGAGGGCCCACAACTCCATTTTGCCCACCTCCACCTGCTGACATCACCTGCTTTCCTGTGGAAGAGGCCTCAGCACCTGCCGCCTTGCCTGCCTCCCCCACCGGGAGGCTGGAGCCTGGCCTCAGCAGCCCCTTCTCAGacctcctggggcccctgggtgCCCAGGCAGATGAAGCAGGCTGCAGCACCCAGCCTTCACCTGAGCGGGAGCCAGAGCGACAGCCGTCCCCGCTGGAGCCGAGGCCCGTCTCACCCTCGGCCTACATGCTGCGCCTCCCGCCGCCCGCCGGAGCCTACATCCAGAATGAGCACAGCTACCAGGTGGGCAGTGCCCTGCTCTGGAAGCGGCGGGCTGAGGCTGCACTCGATGCCCTGGACAAGGCCCAGCGCCAGCTGCAGGCCTGCAAGCGGCGGGAGCagcggctgcggctgcggctgACCAAGCTGCAGCAGGAGCGGGCACGGGAAAAGCGGGCACAGGCCGATGCCCGCCAGACTCTGAAGGAGCACGTGCAGGACTTTGCCATGCAGCTGAGTAGCAGCATGGCCTGA
- the LOC132348175 gene encoding tubulin alpha-3 chain, producing the protein MPSDKTIGGGDDSFNTFFSETGAGKHVPRAVFVDLEPTVVDEVRTGTYRQLFHPEQLITGKEDAANNYARGHYTIGKEIVDLVLDRIRKLADLCTGLQGFLIFHSFGGGTGSGFASLLMERLSVDYGKKSKLEFAIYPAPQVSTAVVEPYNSILTTHTTLEHSDCAFMVDNEAIYDICRRNLDIERPTYTNLNRLIGQIVSSITASLRFDGALNVDLTEFQTNLVPYPRIHFPLATYAPVISAEKAYHEQLSVAEITNACFEPANQMVKCDPRHGKYMACCMLYRGDVVPKDVNAAIATIKTKRTIQFVDWCPTGFKVGINYQPPTVVPGGDLAKVQRAVCMLSNTTAIAEAWARLDHKFDLMYAKRAFVHWYVGEGMEEGEFSEAREDLAALEKDYEEVGVDSVEAEAEEGEEY; encoded by the exons ATGCCAAGCGACAAAACCATCGGCGGTGGGGATGACTCATTCAACACGTTCTTCAGTGAGACCGGGGCTGGCAAGCATGTGCCCAGAGCCGTGTTCGTGGACCTGGAGCCCACCGTGGTCG ATGAAGTGCGCACGGGGACCTACAGGCAGCTCTTCCACCCGGAGCAGCTGATCACCGGGAAGGAGGACGCGGCCAATAACTACGCCAGAGGCCATTACACCATCGGCAAGGAGATCGTCGATCTGGTCCTGGACCGGATCCGCAAACTG GCGGACCTGTGCACGGGCCTGCAGGGCTTCCTCATCTTCCACAGCTTCGGGGGTGGCACCGGCTCGGGCTTTGCGTCTCTGCTCATGGAGCGGCTCTCTGTGGACTACGGCAAGAAGTCCAAGCTGGAGTTCGCCATCTACCCGGCCCCCCAGGTGTCCACGGCCGTGGTGGAGCCCTACAACTCCATCCTGACCACGCACACGACCCTGGAGCACTCGGACTGTGCCTTCATGGTGGACAACGAGGCCATCTATGACATCTGTCGGCGCAACCTGGACATCGAGCGGCCCACGTACACCAACCTTAACCGTCTGATCGGGCAGATCGTGTCCTCCATCACGGCCTCCCTGCGCTTTGACGGCGCCCTCAACGTGGACCTGACGGAGTTCCAGACCAACCTGGTGCCCTACCCCCGCATCCACTTCCCCCTGGCCACATACGCCCCGGTCATCTCGGCCGAGAAGGCCTACCATGAGCAGCTGTCCGTGGCCGAGATCACCAACGCCTGCTTCGAGCCGGCCAACCAGATGGTCAAGTGTGACCCTCGCCACGGCAAGTACATGGCCTGCTGCATGCTGTACAGGGGGGACGTGGTCCCCAAAGACGTCAATGCAGCCATCGCCACCATCAAGACCAAGCGCACCATCCAGTTTGTGGACTGGTGCCCGACTGGGTTCAAG GTGGGCATCAACTACCAGCCCCCCACGGTGGTCCCGGGGGGAGACCTAGCCAAGGTGCAGCGGGCCGTGTGCATGCTGAGCAACACCACGGCCATCGCCGAGGCCTGGGCCCGCCTAGACCACAAGTTCGACCTCATGTACGCCAAGCGCGCCTTCGTGCACTGGTACGTGGGGGAGGGCATGGAGGAGGGCGAGTTCTCGGAGGCCCGGGAGGACCTGGCAGCACTGGAGAAAGATTACGAAGAGGTGGGCGTGGACTCGGTGGAAGCAGAAGCCGAGGAAGGGGAAGAGTACTGA